The Streptomyces sp. P9-A4 genome contains a region encoding:
- a CDS encoding sensor histidine kinase translates to MTLPRPVTTPRPTPIPRPHRVDLLIALSGLAVGLLLWSFGLYTTDDRVFDQRWAALVPLAVMSACEAGRRTMPRAALTVGTLAIIADQFTNGNLVTVLMFTDIVYAAVVYGPPAQARRVPYTTGLITVAVTIGFLVWWQNALALLVGVITGMVSFLPAMTGAIVRNHREAAEAARLRAEQTALLAEMDRVQAVAAERARMARELHDMVANHLSAIAIHSTAALSLDEPATTRQALTVIRENSVAGLAEMRRLIGLLRDSSGDKEPAAAPTLAGLDALVGQARANARPSGLVLVLDDGRGSDAGLPAPVELAAYRIVQESLTNALKHAAPGEVRVLLGRAPDALTVEVTSPYGERPGPTAPGSGAGLVGMRERVALLDGVFEAGPVTDHEGHRRWRVRAELPVAASDEERA, encoded by the coding sequence GTGACACTCCCCCGCCCGGTGACGACCCCCCGCCCGACCCCGATCCCCCGCCCGCACCGCGTCGACCTGCTCATCGCCCTCTCGGGGCTCGCGGTCGGGCTGCTCCTGTGGTCCTTCGGGCTGTACACGACCGACGACCGCGTCTTCGACCAGCGGTGGGCGGCGCTGGTGCCGCTCGCGGTGATGAGCGCCTGCGAGGCCGGGCGCCGGACGATGCCGCGGGCGGCGCTGACCGTGGGCACGCTCGCGATCATCGCGGACCAGTTCACCAACGGGAACCTGGTCACCGTCCTGATGTTCACGGACATCGTCTACGCCGCCGTGGTGTACGGACCGCCCGCCCAGGCCCGCCGCGTCCCCTATACGACCGGGCTGATCACGGTCGCGGTGACGATCGGCTTCCTCGTCTGGTGGCAGAACGCGCTGGCCCTGCTCGTCGGGGTGATCACGGGCATGGTCTCCTTCCTGCCCGCCATGACCGGCGCCATCGTCCGCAACCACCGGGAGGCCGCGGAGGCCGCCCGGCTGCGGGCCGAACAGACGGCGCTGCTGGCCGAGATGGACCGGGTGCAGGCGGTGGCGGCCGAGCGGGCCCGGATGGCGCGCGAGCTGCACGACATGGTCGCCAACCACCTCTCCGCGATCGCCATCCACTCCACGGCCGCGCTCTCGCTCGACGAACCGGCCACCACCCGGCAGGCGCTGACCGTGATCCGGGAGAACAGCGTGGCGGGCCTGGCGGAGATGCGACGGCTGATCGGCCTCCTCAGGGACAGCAGCGGGGACAAGGAGCCGGCCGCCGCGCCCACCCTCGCCGGTCTGGACGCGCTGGTCGGCCAGGCGCGGGCGAACGCCCGGCCGAGCGGTCTCGTACTGGTCCTCGACGACGGCCGGGGGAGCGACGCGGGCCTCCCGGCGCCGGTCGAGCTGGCCGCGTACCGGATCGTGCAGGAGTCCCTGACGAACGCGCTCAAGCACGCCGCTCCCGGCGAGGTCCGGGTGCTGCTCGGCCGGGCTCCCGACGCCCTGACGGTCGAGGTGACGAGTCCGTACGGGGAGCGCCCCGGTCCGACGGCTCCCGGTTCGGGGGCCGGTCTGGTGGGGATGCGGGAGCGGGTGGCGCTGCTCGACGGCGTCTTCGAGGCGGGGCCGGTCACGGACCACGAGGGACACAGACGATGGCGGGTCCGGGCGGAGCTGCCCGTGGCCGCGAGCGACGAGGAGCGGGCATGA
- a CDS encoding STAS domain-containing protein, which translates to MHIRGDHVELVVGGRLDVRSAADARTVLHSAVDDGVGDLVLDLTGLDSWDATGLGVIMGAHRRAGRCGRRLVLRGVPPQMQRLLVATKLHRILAIEGGLALESLPRV; encoded by the coding sequence ATGCACATCAGGGGCGACCATGTCGAGCTGGTCGTCGGGGGCCGCCTCGACGTCCGCAGCGCGGCGGACGCCCGTACGGTCCTGCACTCGGCCGTCGACGACGGAGTCGGCGACCTGGTGCTCGACCTGACCGGACTGGACTCCTGGGACGCCACCGGACTCGGCGTCATCATGGGCGCCCACCGGCGGGCCGGCCGCTGCGGCCGGCGCCTCGTCCTGCGCGGAGTGCCGCCCCAGATGCAGCGCCTGCTCGTCGCCACCAAGCTGCACCGCATCCTCGCCATCGAGGGCGGCCTCGCGCTGGAGTCCCTGCCCCGCGTGTGA
- a CDS encoding TetR/AcrR family transcriptional regulator, which produces MAEGLRERKKRETKQRISDIATGLFLEHGFVTVTVADVAEAADVSVNTVYNYFPAKEDLFLDRMDGVTQRLARMIRGRDRGESAARAVLRELRQDIGAVSPAYGLMDGFDAFMNVIEHAPTLKARLFHVQQQVHDAVVATLREETGAPAEDPLPLLVGGQLAWIESTVVGYITRAMTDGARASTVSREALVLLDEIEELLSDRVLGYAVRES; this is translated from the coding sequence ATGGCCGAGGGACTCAGGGAACGCAAGAAGCGCGAGACGAAGCAGCGGATCTCCGACATCGCGACCGGGCTCTTCCTGGAGCACGGCTTCGTGACCGTGACCGTCGCGGACGTCGCCGAGGCGGCGGACGTCTCCGTCAACACCGTCTACAACTACTTCCCGGCCAAGGAGGACCTCTTCCTCGACCGGATGGACGGCGTCACCCAGCGCCTCGCCCGGATGATCCGGGGCCGCGACCGGGGCGAGTCCGCCGCCCGGGCCGTCCTGCGCGAACTCCGCCAGGACATCGGGGCGGTGTCACCCGCGTACGGGCTCATGGACGGCTTCGACGCCTTCATGAACGTCATCGAGCACGCCCCCACCCTCAAGGCCCGGCTCTTCCACGTCCAGCAGCAGGTCCACGACGCCGTCGTCGCCACGCTCCGCGAGGAGACCGGCGCGCCCGCCGAGGACCCGCTGCCGCTGCTCGTCGGCGGGCAGCTCGCCTGGATCGAGAGCACCGTCGTCGGCTACATCACCCGCGCGATGACCGACGGGGCCAGGGCGAGCACCGTCTCCCGCGAGGCCCTCGTACTCCTCGACGAGATCGAGGAGCTGCTGAGCGACAGGGTGCTCGGCTACGCGGTGCGGGAGAGCTGA
- a CDS encoding cob(I)yrinic acid a,c-diamide adenosyltransferase, protein MVNLTRIYTRTGDQGTTALGDMSRTAKTDLRISAYADANEANAAIGTAIALGQLGEEVVKVLVRVQNDLFDVGADLCTPVVEDPKYPPLRVEQGYVDKLEADCDLFLEELDKLRSFILPGGTPGAALLHQACTVVRRAERSTWAALEVHGETMNALTATYLNRLSDLLFILARTANKEVGDVLWVPGGDR, encoded by the coding sequence ATGGTCAATCTGACGCGCATCTACACCCGTACCGGCGACCAGGGCACCACGGCCCTCGGCGACATGAGCCGGACCGCCAAGACGGATCTGCGGATCTCGGCCTACGCCGACGCCAACGAGGCGAACGCCGCCATCGGCACGGCGATCGCCCTCGGGCAGCTCGGCGAGGAGGTCGTGAAGGTCCTCGTCCGCGTCCAGAACGACCTGTTCGACGTGGGCGCGGACCTCTGCACTCCGGTGGTGGAGGACCCCAAGTACCCGCCGCTCCGGGTCGAGCAGGGTTACGTCGACAAGCTGGAGGCGGACTGCGACCTCTTCCTCGAGGAGCTCGACAAGCTGCGCTCCTTCATCCTGCCGGGCGGCACGCCCGGGGCGGCCCTGCTGCACCAGGCGTGCACGGTGGTCCGGCGGGCGGAGCGCTCCACCTGGGCGGCCCTCGAAGTGCACGGCGAGACGATGAACGCCCTGACGGCCACGTACCTCAACCGTCTGTCAGACCTGCTCTTCATCCTTGCCCGGACGGCGAACAAGGAGGTCGGGGACGTGCTCTGGGTCCCCGGCGGGGACCGCTGA
- a CDS encoding ABC transporter ATP-binding protein translates to MPIISTAGLARTFTTKNGPVEAVRGIDLTVRPGEILGLLGPNGAGKTTTLRMLTTLLPPTGGAATIAGHDLVRDPAAVRRRIGYVAQSGGLDPQETVRSELVMQGRLYGLDRARANERTEELAADLGLTELLERKTPALSGGQRRRLDLAMGLTHRPEVLFLDEPTTGLDPGSRADLWALVRRLRDEHGTTVVLTTHYLDEADALADRLVIVDKGTVVAENSPAGLKAAHGVSTLQEAFLAVTGRGPAPVDTTPVAV, encoded by the coding sequence ATGCCCATCATCAGTACGGCCGGGCTCGCCCGGACCTTCACCACGAAGAACGGCCCCGTGGAGGCCGTCCGCGGAATCGACCTCACCGTCCGGCCCGGCGAGATCCTCGGCCTCCTCGGCCCCAACGGCGCCGGCAAGACGACCACCCTCCGCATGCTCACCACGCTCCTGCCGCCCACCGGCGGCGCCGCCACCATCGCCGGCCACGACCTCGTACGGGACCCCGCCGCCGTACGCCGGCGCATCGGGTACGTCGCCCAGTCCGGCGGCCTCGACCCCCAGGAGACCGTCCGCTCCGAACTCGTCATGCAGGGCAGGCTCTACGGCCTCGACCGGGCGCGCGCGAACGAACGCACCGAGGAGCTCGCGGCCGACCTCGGCCTCACCGAACTCCTCGAACGGAAGACCCCGGCGCTCTCCGGCGGCCAGCGCCGCCGCCTCGACCTCGCGATGGGGCTCACCCACCGCCCCGAGGTCCTCTTCCTCGACGAGCCGACGACCGGTCTCGACCCCGGCAGCCGCGCCGACCTCTGGGCCCTGGTGCGGCGGCTGCGCGACGAGCACGGCACCACCGTCGTCCTCACCACCCACTACCTCGACGAGGCCGACGCCCTCGCCGACCGGCTCGTGATCGTGGACAAGGGCACGGTCGTCGCCGAGAACAGCCCCGCGGGACTCAAGGCCGCGCACGGCGTGAGCACCCTCCAGGAGGCCTTCCTCGCCGTCACCGGCCGCGGCCCGGCCCCCGTCGACACCACTCCCGTAGCGGTCTAG
- a CDS encoding 3-hydroxyacyl-CoA dehydrogenase family protein: MARKLAVIGAGLMGSGIAQVSAQAGWDVVLRDVTDAALTRGTDGIKASYDRFVAKGRLDAADAEAALGRITATTDLEAVADADVIVEAVFENLDVKHEIFRSLDKIAKDGAVLASNTSAIPITKIAAVTERPEAVVGVHFFSPVPMMQLVELVRGYKTSDETLATARAFAESVGKTCIVVNRDVAGFVTTRLISALVVEAAKLHESGVATAEDIDIACKLGFGHAMGPLATADLTGIDILVNAANNIYTESQDEKFAPPELMRRMVDAGDIGRKSGQGFYKY, translated from the coding sequence GTGGCCAGGAAGCTCGCCGTCATCGGGGCCGGACTCATGGGATCCGGCATCGCGCAGGTCTCGGCACAGGCGGGCTGGGACGTCGTCCTGCGGGACGTCACCGACGCCGCCCTCACCCGCGGTACGGACGGCATCAAGGCCTCGTACGACCGGTTCGTCGCCAAGGGCAGGCTTGACGCCGCCGACGCCGAGGCCGCCCTCGGCCGCATCACCGCCACCACCGACCTCGAAGCCGTCGCCGACGCGGACGTGATCGTCGAGGCCGTCTTCGAGAACCTCGACGTCAAGCACGAGATCTTCCGCTCGCTCGACAAGATCGCCAAGGACGGTGCCGTCCTCGCCTCCAACACCTCCGCGATCCCGATCACCAAGATCGCCGCGGTCACCGAGCGCCCCGAGGCCGTCGTCGGCGTCCACTTCTTCTCGCCGGTGCCGATGATGCAGCTCGTCGAGCTGGTCCGCGGCTACAAGACCAGCGACGAGACCCTCGCCACCGCCCGCGCGTTCGCCGAGTCCGTCGGCAAGACCTGCATCGTCGTCAACCGCGACGTCGCCGGCTTCGTCACCACCCGGCTCATCTCGGCCCTCGTCGTCGAGGCCGCCAAGCTCCACGAGTCGGGCGTCGCCACCGCCGAGGACATCGACATCGCCTGCAAGCTCGGCTTCGGCCACGCCATGGGCCCGCTCGCCACCGCCGACCTCACCGGCATCGACATCCTGGTGAACGCCGCCAACAACATCTACACCGAGTCCCAGGACGAGAAGTTCGCGCCGCCGGAGCTGATGCGCCGGATGGTGGACGCGGGTGACATCGGCCGCAAGAGCGGGCAGGGCTTCTACAAGTACTGA
- a CDS encoding ABC transporter permease, translating to MLLHDTALLFGRYIRQTMRSPFQIFFGALMPLLYLFFFGPLLTGLPLGREGDSWQILVPGLLLQLGLFGASFAGFSIIMEKNWGVLDRMRVTPVSRLALLLGRVLRDATLFVFQAVLLVLVAIPMGLRAPVAGILMGFGFVALLSAALASLSYALALKLRTPQEFGPAINTLAMPSMLLSGLMLPMALAPGWLDVVSHLMPFRYLVDAVREAYIGHYTTPAMLYGVLVALGLTAVAVTVGTRTFRSAGA from the coding sequence ATGCTGCTCCACGACACCGCGCTGCTCTTCGGGCGCTACATCCGCCAGACCATGCGCTCCCCGTTCCAGATCTTCTTCGGCGCCCTGATGCCGCTGCTCTACCTGTTCTTCTTCGGACCGCTGCTCACCGGCCTCCCGCTGGGCCGCGAGGGCGACTCCTGGCAGATCCTCGTCCCCGGCCTGCTGCTGCAGCTCGGCCTCTTCGGCGCCTCGTTCGCCGGCTTCTCGATCATCATGGAGAAGAACTGGGGCGTGCTGGACCGGATGCGGGTCACCCCGGTGAGCCGGCTCGCCCTGCTGCTCGGCCGGGTCCTGCGGGACGCCACGCTCTTCGTCTTCCAGGCGGTCCTGCTCGTCCTGGTCGCGATCCCGATGGGCCTGCGGGCACCGGTCGCCGGGATCCTCATGGGCTTCGGCTTCGTGGCCCTGCTCTCCGCCGCGCTCGCCTCGCTCTCGTACGCGCTGGCCCTCAAACTGCGCACCCCGCAGGAGTTCGGCCCCGCGATCAACACGCTCGCGATGCCGTCGATGCTGCTCTCGGGGCTGATGCTGCCGATGGCCCTCGCCCCCGGCTGGCTCGACGTGGTCTCGCACCTCATGCCGTTCCGCTATCTGGTGGACGCGGTCCGGGAGGCGTACATCGGCCACTACACGACCCCGGCCATGCTGTACGGGGTGCTCGTCGCCCTCGGACTGACGGCGGTCGCCGTGACGGTCGGCACACGCACGTTCCGGAGCGCCGGTGCCTAA